The following coding sequences lie in one Cupriavidus sp. WKF15 genomic window:
- a CDS encoding proline--tRNA ligase, with protein MKASQFFISTLKEAPADAEIVSHKLMMRAGMIKKLGAGIYNYMPVGLRAIRKVENIVREEMNRAGAVELSMPVIQPAELWQETGRWDKMGPELLRLKDRHERDFAVQPTSEEVVTDIARSEIRSYKQLPVNFYQIQTKFRDERRPRFGIMRGREFTMKDAYSFDRDTEGLKKSYQNMYDAYVRIFQRFGLEFRAVAADNGAIGGSGSHEFHVIADTGEDAIVYCPTSDYAANMEAAEALPLLAERAAPREDLVKTFTPEKVKCEQVAEFLNIPLERNVKSIVLATDSDAGAQIWLLLIRADHELNEVKASKVPGLADFRFATENEIVDAFGSPPGYLGPIDMKKPVKVVADRTVANMSDFCCGANYRDYHFTGVNWGRDLPEPVVADLRNVVAGDASPDGKGTLEICRGIEVGHVFMLGTRYSESMNATFLDENGKTQPMQMGCYGIGVTRILGAAIEQNFDERGIIWPAAIAPFEVVVCPVGYDRSEAVKAEADRIHAELLAAGVDVILDDRGERPGVMFADWELIGVPHRVVVGDRGLKEGKVEYQGRRDAQATQVAVADVVGHVRSQVGK; from the coding sequence ATGAAAGCCTCGCAATTTTTCATTTCCACCCTGAAAGAAGCCCCCGCCGACGCGGAAATCGTGTCGCACAAGCTGATGATGCGCGCGGGCATGATCAAGAAGCTCGGCGCCGGCATTTACAACTACATGCCGGTTGGGCTGCGCGCGATCCGCAAGGTGGAAAACATCGTCCGCGAGGAAATGAACCGCGCCGGCGCCGTGGAACTGTCCATGCCCGTGATCCAGCCGGCCGAGCTGTGGCAGGAAACCGGCCGCTGGGACAAGATGGGCCCCGAGCTGCTGCGCCTGAAGGACCGCCACGAGCGCGATTTCGCCGTGCAGCCGACCTCCGAGGAAGTGGTGACGGACATCGCCCGCTCGGAAATCCGCAGCTACAAGCAATTGCCGGTCAATTTCTACCAGATCCAGACCAAGTTCCGCGACGAGCGCCGTCCGCGCTTCGGCATCATGCGCGGCCGCGAGTTCACGATGAAGGATGCCTATTCCTTCGACCGCGACACGGAAGGCCTGAAAAAGTCGTACCAGAACATGTACGACGCCTATGTGCGCATTTTCCAGCGCTTCGGCCTCGAATTCCGCGCCGTGGCGGCCGACAACGGCGCCATCGGCGGCTCGGGCTCGCATGAGTTCCACGTGATCGCCGACACCGGCGAAGACGCCATCGTCTACTGCCCGACGTCCGACTACGCCGCCAACATGGAGGCCGCCGAGGCGCTGCCGCTGCTGGCCGAGCGCGCCGCACCCAGGGAAGACCTGGTCAAGACCTTTACCCCGGAGAAGGTCAAGTGCGAGCAGGTGGCTGAATTCTTGAACATTCCGCTGGAGCGCAACGTCAAGTCGATCGTGCTGGCCACCGACAGTGACGCCGGCGCCCAGATCTGGCTGCTGCTGATCCGCGCCGACCACGAGCTGAACGAGGTCAAGGCCTCCAAGGTGCCGGGCCTGGCCGATTTCCGCTTCGCCACCGAGAACGAGATCGTCGACGCCTTCGGTTCGCCCCCCGGCTACCTGGGCCCGATCGACATGAAGAAGCCGGTCAAGGTCGTGGCCGACCGCACCGTCGCCAACATGAGCGACTTCTGCTGCGGCGCCAACTACCGCGACTACCACTTCACCGGCGTCAACTGGGGCCGCGACCTGCCCGAGCCCGTCGTCGCCGACCTGCGCAACGTGGTCGCCGGCGATGCCTCGCCGGACGGCAAGGGCACGCTGGAAATCTGCCGCGGCATCGAGGTGGGCCATGTGTTCATGCTCGGCACGCGCTATTCCGAGTCGATGAACGCGACCTTCCTGGACGAGAACGGCAAGACCCAGCCGATGCAGATGGGCTGCTACGGCATCGGCGTCACCCGTATCCTGGGCGCGGCGATCGAGCAGAACTTCGACGAGCGCGGCATCATCTGGCCCGCCGCCATCGCCCCGTTCGAAGTGGTGGTGTGCCCGGTCGGCTATGACCGCTCCGAGGCCGTCAAGGCCGAGGCCGACCGCATCCACGCCGAGCTGCTGGCCGCCGGTGTCGACGTCATCCTCGACGACCGCGGCGAGCGCCCGGGCGTGATGTTCGCCGACTGGGAGCTGATCGGCGTGCCGCACCGCGTGGTGGTCGGCGACCGTGGCCTGAAGGAAGGCAAGGTCGAATACCAGGGCCGCCGCGACGCCCAGGCGACCCAGGTAGCCGTGGCCGACGTGGTCGGCCACGTACGCAGCCAGGTCGGCAAGTAA
- the proB gene encoding glutamate 5-kinase, which translates to MQSVIAQAKRIVVKVGSSLVTNDGKGLDYDAIARWAAQIAKLRSIGKEVVLVSSGAIAEGMQRLGWVRRPREIHELQAAAAVGQMGLAQVYESQFGRYGIRTAQVLLTHADLADRERYLNARSTLLTLLSLGVVPIINENDTVVTDEIKFGDNDTLGALVTNLIEGDALVILTDQRGLYTADPRKDPNAEFVDEALAGTPELEAMAGGAGTSIGRGGMLTKILAAKRAAKSGAHTTIASGREANVLERLAAGEAIGTQLLAPTGRLTARKQWMADHLQLRGRVMIDAGAVEKLTSGGKSLLPIGVVEVQGEFARGEVIACVGADGREVARGITNYSSAEARLIARKPSSEIESVLGHLNEPELIHRDNLVLV; encoded by the coding sequence ATGCAATCGGTCATTGCCCAGGCAAAACGTATCGTCGTGAAGGTTGGTTCCAGCCTGGTCACCAACGACGGCAAGGGGTTGGACTACGACGCCATTGCGCGCTGGGCGGCGCAGATCGCCAAGCTGCGCTCGATCGGCAAGGAAGTGGTGCTGGTCAGCTCCGGCGCCATTGCCGAAGGCATGCAGCGCCTGGGCTGGGTGCGCCGCCCGCGTGAAATCCACGAACTGCAGGCTGCCGCCGCTGTCGGCCAGATGGGGCTGGCCCAGGTGTACGAGAGCCAGTTCGGCCGCTACGGCATCCGCACCGCGCAGGTGCTGCTCACCCACGCCGACCTGGCCGACCGCGAACGCTACCTGAACGCGCGCTCCACGCTGCTGACGCTGCTGTCGCTGGGCGTGGTGCCGATCATCAACGAGAACGACACCGTGGTCACCGACGAAATCAAGTTCGGCGACAACGATACGCTGGGCGCGCTGGTGACCAACCTGATCGAAGGCGATGCGCTGGTCATCCTGACCGACCAGCGCGGGCTCTACACCGCCGATCCGCGCAAGGACCCGAATGCCGAGTTCGTCGACGAGGCGCTGGCCGGCACACCCGAGCTGGAAGCGATGGCGGGCGGCGCCGGCACGTCCATCGGCCGGGGCGGCATGCTGACCAAGATCCTGGCGGCCAAGCGCGCGGCCAAGTCGGGCGCGCACACCACCATCGCCTCGGGCCGCGAAGCCAACGTGCTGGAACGCCTGGCCGCGGGCGAGGCCATCGGCACGCAACTGCTGGCGCCGACTGGCCGCCTGACCGCGCGCAAGCAGTGGATGGCGGATCACTTGCAGCTGCGCGGCCGTGTGATGATCGATGCCGGCGCGGTAGAAAAGCTGACCAGTGGCGGCAAGTCGCTGCTGCCGATCGGCGTGGTGGAAGTGCAGGGCGAGTTCGCGCGTGGCGAGGTGATCGCCTGTGTCGGCGCCGATGGGCGCGAAGTGGCGCGCGGCATCACGAACTATTCGAGCGCCGAAGCCCGCCTGATCGCACGCAAGCCGTCGTCGGAGATCGAATCGGTGCTGGGTCACCTGAACGAACCCGAGCTGATCCACCGGGACAACCTGGTGCTGGTCTGA
- a CDS encoding LysE family translocator, with protein MAFPDLAAGSGVFLAFSAFALVSSITPGPNNTMVLASGVNFGFARTIPHLLGISGGFALMVALVGLGLGSMFSHWPWTWQLLRVVAGVYLVWLAWKLATSGGVQDRQVARPMGFLKAAAFQWVNPKAWVMAVGACSTYVLHGNVWLNVLMLAGIFAVINLPSVAMWAVFGSALRRWLAQPRVLRVFNVGMALLLLASLWPILGAHHVG; from the coding sequence ATGGCCTTTCCCGACCTTGCTGCCGGTTCCGGCGTCTTCCTTGCCTTTTCGGCGTTCGCGCTGGTGTCATCCATCACGCCCGGCCCCAACAACACCATGGTGCTGGCCTCGGGCGTGAACTTCGGTTTTGCGCGGACCATTCCGCATCTGCTTGGCATCAGCGGCGGGTTTGCGCTGATGGTGGCTCTGGTCGGGCTGGGGCTCGGTTCGATGTTCTCGCACTGGCCGTGGACCTGGCAGCTGCTGCGCGTGGTGGCAGGCGTCTACCTGGTCTGGCTGGCGTGGAAGCTCGCGACCTCAGGCGGCGTGCAGGACCGCCAGGTCGCGCGCCCGATGGGTTTCCTGAAGGCGGCGGCGTTCCAGTGGGTCAACCCCAAGGCGTGGGTGATGGCGGTGGGCGCGTGCAGCACTTATGTGCTGCACGGCAATGTGTGGCTGAACGTGCTGATGCTGGCCGGCATCTTCGCGGTGATCAACCTGCCCAGCGTGGCGATGTGGGCCGTGTTCGGCTCGGCCCTGCGCCGCTGGCTGGCGCAGCCGCGGGTGCTGCGCGTGTTCAACGTGGGGATGGCGCTGCTGCTGCTGGCGTCGTTGTGGCCCATCCTTGGGGCGCACCACGTCGGCTGA
- the ffh gene encoding signal recognition particle protein, which produces MLDNLTQRLARVVKTMRGEARLTEANTAEMLREVRLAMLEADVALPVVREFIARVKEKAMGEDVVASLTPGQALVGVVQRELTAVIGGEEAVTGAKSAELNLAVQPPAIILMAGLQGAGKTTTVGKLAKWLKENKKKKVLTVSCDVYRPAAIAQLKTVSEQVGAEFFPSQPEQKPVDIARAAVDWARKHYHDVLIVDTAGRLGIDEAMMQEIAALHAELKPAETLFVVDAMLGQDAVNTAKAFNDTLPLTGVVLTKLDGDARGGAALSVRHITGRPIKFVGVGEKLDGLEPFYPDRMAQRILGMGDILALVEEAQRGVDMDAAEKLAKKIKKTGGFDLEDFKAQIGQMKKMGGLGSLVDKLPAQFAQQAQGANMDQAEKQVRRMEGIINSMTAAERAKPELIKASRKRRIAAGAGVPVQEVNRLLNQFDQMQGMMKKLKGGGMMKMMRQMGAMKGGMKGLFNR; this is translated from the coding sequence ATGCTGGACAATCTCACTCAACGCCTGGCGCGGGTCGTCAAGACCATGCGCGGCGAGGCCCGCCTGACCGAGGCCAATACCGCCGAAATGCTGCGCGAAGTGCGCCTGGCCATGCTGGAGGCCGACGTGGCCCTGCCGGTCGTGCGCGAATTCATCGCCCGCGTCAAGGAAAAGGCAATGGGCGAGGATGTGGTCGCCAGCCTGACCCCGGGCCAGGCGCTGGTCGGCGTGGTGCAGCGCGAGCTGACCGCGGTGATCGGCGGCGAGGAAGCGGTCACCGGCGCCAAGAGCGCCGAGCTGAACCTGGCCGTGCAGCCGCCCGCGATCATCCTGATGGCCGGCCTGCAGGGCGCCGGCAAGACCACCACCGTCGGCAAGCTGGCGAAGTGGCTCAAAGAGAACAAAAAGAAGAAGGTGCTGACGGTCTCGTGCGACGTGTACCGCCCGGCCGCTATCGCCCAGCTGAAGACCGTGTCCGAACAGGTGGGTGCCGAGTTCTTCCCGTCGCAGCCTGAGCAGAAGCCGGTGGACATCGCCCGCGCGGCGGTGGACTGGGCGCGCAAGCATTACCACGACGTGCTGATCGTCGATACCGCGGGCCGCCTGGGTATCGACGAGGCGATGATGCAGGAAATCGCCGCGCTGCACGCCGAACTGAAGCCCGCGGAAACGCTGTTCGTGGTCGATGCCATGCTCGGCCAGGACGCGGTCAACACCGCCAAGGCCTTCAATGACACGCTGCCGCTGACCGGCGTGGTGCTGACCAAGCTGGACGGCGATGCGCGCGGCGGTGCCGCGCTGTCGGTGCGCCATATCACCGGCCGGCCGATCAAGTTCGTCGGCGTGGGCGAAAAGCTCGACGGCCTGGAGCCGTTCTACCCCGACCGCATGGCCCAGCGTATCCTGGGCATGGGCGACATCCTCGCGCTGGTCGAGGAAGCCCAGCGCGGCGTGGACATGGACGCCGCCGAGAAGCTGGCCAAGAAGATCAAGAAGACCGGTGGCTTCGACCTGGAAGATTTCAAGGCCCAGATCGGCCAGATGAAGAAGATGGGCGGCCTGGGCAGCCTGGTCGACAAGCTGCCGGCGCAGTTCGCGCAGCAGGCGCAGGGCGCCAATATGGATCAGGCGGAAAAACAGGTGCGCCGCATGGAAGGCATCATCAACAGCATGACGGCCGCCGAGCGCGCCAAGCCCGAGCTGATCAAGGCCAGCCGCAAGCGCCGCATTGCCGCGGGCGCGGGCGTGCCGGTGCAGGAAGTGAACCGCCTGCTGAACCAGTTCGACCAGATGCAAGGCATGATGAAGAAGCTCAAGGGCGGCGGCATGATGAAAATGATGCGCCAGATGGGTGCGATGAAGGGCGGCATGAAGGGCCTGTTCAACCGCTGA
- a CDS encoding 2OG-Fe(II) oxygenase, translating to MTTDTRPAVGSPGYATSSPELERWLARHIAEGFGAESLVLSMLRSGYDAVFARTAVATAMGHRPAASSATPATPAVTRATVASPAKRPSAPEVQVLFSLQAPAIRLYHQLLSDAECDALIDLARGRLARSPVVNPDTGDENLIDARTSMGAMFQVGEHALLQRIEARIAAVTGVPADHGEGLQILNYKPGGEYQPHFDFFNPKRPGEARQLRVGGQRIATLVIYLNTPPAGGATAFPRIGLEVEPVKGNAVYFSYRLPDGTLDERTLHAGLPVQSGEKWIATKWLREHPYRAVV from the coding sequence ATGACCACCGACACGCGCCCGGCCGTGGGCTCGCCGGGCTACGCCACTTCGTCACCGGAACTCGAACGCTGGCTGGCGCGGCATATCGCCGAAGGCTTCGGCGCCGAATCGCTGGTGCTGTCCATGCTGCGCTCGGGCTACGACGCTGTCTTCGCCCGCACCGCGGTGGCCACGGCCATGGGACATCGGCCGGCCGCATCGTCTGCCACGCCAGCCACGCCAGCCGTTACCCGGGCCACGGTAGCCAGCCCCGCGAAGCGCCCAAGTGCACCTGAGGTGCAGGTGCTGTTCTCGCTGCAGGCACCCGCGATCCGCCTGTACCACCAGTTGCTCAGCGATGCCGAGTGCGATGCGCTGATCGACCTCGCGCGCGGCCGGCTGGCGCGTTCGCCGGTGGTCAATCCCGATACCGGCGACGAGAACCTGATCGATGCACGCACCAGCATGGGCGCGATGTTCCAGGTCGGCGAACACGCGCTGCTCCAGCGCATCGAGGCACGCATCGCCGCGGTGACCGGCGTGCCGGCCGATCATGGCGAGGGTTTGCAGATCCTCAATTACAAGCCCGGCGGCGAATACCAGCCGCATTTCGATTTCTTCAACCCGAAGCGCCCCGGCGAGGCGCGCCAGCTCCGCGTAGGCGGCCAGCGCATCGCCACGCTGGTGATCTACCTGAACACGCCACCCGCCGGCGGCGCAACGGCATTCCCGCGCATCGGCCTGGAAGTGGAGCCGGTCAAGGGCAATGCCGTGTACTTCAGCTACCGGCTGCCCGACGGCACGCTGGACGAGCGCACGCTCCATGCAGGCCTGCCGGTGCAGTCCGGCGAGAAATGGATCGCCACCAAGTGGCTGCGCGAGCACCCGTATCGGGCCGTGGTATAG
- the obgE gene encoding GTPase ObgE — MKFIDEARIEAIAGNGGNGSASFRREKFVPFGGPDGGDGGRGGSVFAVADRNINTLIDFRYAKKHVAKNGENGRGSDCYGAAGDDVTLRMPVGTLITDMDTGELIADLTEHGQKVCLAEGGMGGWGNLHFKSSTNRAPRQQVDGKPGERRMLKLELKVLADVGLLGMPNAGKSTFISHISNARPKVADYPFTTLHPNLGVVRVDHEQSFVVADIPGLIEGAAEGAGLGHQFLRHLQRTGLLLHIVDLAPFDEAVDPVAEAKAIVNELKKYDETLYDKPRWLVLNKLDMVPEDERGARAKDFIKRYKWKGPVFQISALTGEGCRELIYAIKDHLAAIKAEEAAALAEPDIRLDGRLHNVDQEGHEQ, encoded by the coding sequence ATGAAGTTCATCGACGAAGCCCGAATCGAAGCCATCGCCGGCAACGGCGGCAATGGCAGCGCCTCGTTCCGGCGCGAGAAGTTTGTGCCCTTCGGTGGTCCGGATGGGGGGGATGGCGGCCGGGGCGGCAGCGTGTTCGCCGTGGCGGACCGTAATATCAACACCCTGATCGACTTCCGCTACGCCAAGAAGCACGTCGCCAAGAATGGCGAGAACGGCCGTGGCTCCGACTGCTATGGCGCCGCGGGCGACGACGTCACGCTGCGCATGCCGGTCGGCACGCTGATCACCGACATGGACACCGGCGAGCTGATCGCCGACCTGACCGAGCACGGCCAGAAGGTCTGCCTCGCGGAAGGCGGCATGGGCGGCTGGGGCAACCTGCATTTCAAGTCCAGTACCAACCGCGCGCCGCGCCAGCAGGTGGACGGCAAGCCCGGCGAGCGCCGCATGCTCAAGCTGGAGCTGAAGGTGCTGGCCGACGTCGGCCTGCTGGGCATGCCCAACGCGGGCAAGTCGACGTTCATCTCGCATATCTCCAACGCGCGCCCGAAGGTGGCGGACTATCCGTTCACCACGCTGCACCCGAACCTTGGGGTGGTGCGCGTCGATCATGAGCAGTCCTTCGTGGTGGCCGACATTCCCGGCCTGATCGAAGGCGCGGCCGAAGGCGCTGGCCTGGGCCACCAGTTCCTGCGCCACCTGCAGCGCACGGGACTGCTGCTGCATATAGTCGACCTGGCCCCGTTCGACGAAGCGGTGGACCCGGTGGCGGAAGCCAAGGCCATCGTCAACGAGCTGAAGAAGTACGATGAAACGCTCTACGACAAGCCGCGCTGGCTCGTTCTGAACAAGCTCGACATGGTGCCGGAGGACGAGCGTGGCGCGCGCGCCAAGGATTTCATCAAGCGCTACAAGTGGAAGGGCCCGGTCTTCCAGATCTCGGCGCTCACCGGCGAAGGCTGCCGCGAGCTGATCTACGCGATCAAGGACCACCTGGCCGCGATCAAGGCCGAAGAGGCCGCTGCGCTGGCCGAGCCCGACATCCGGCTCGACGGGCGCCTGCACAACGTCGACCAGGAAGGTCACGAGCAGTAA
- a CDS encoding lytic transglycosylase domain-containing protein: MRAARLVRTAGSLLLALAAAAAQAGAQKEEDLADSVRGALAAAIADSRPVRPAFASGGERLAYLKWLGEMSHRLEGRIPEPQMRVELIETAYYEAKRAGLEPALVLGLVQVESNFRKYAMSSVGARGLMQVMPFWTRTIGDNDTRKLFHLQSNLRYGCTILRHYLDREQGDLFLALGRYNGSRGRAEYPNAVLAAWKRWQYSEATVTVAGDPEIAPARPRKLQPEAPDRNPFSPQRLANPS; the protein is encoded by the coding sequence ATGCGCGCGGCCCGTCTGGTTCGCACGGCCGGCAGCCTGCTGCTGGCCCTTGCCGCGGCCGCTGCGCAGGCCGGCGCGCAGAAGGAAGAAGACCTGGCCGACTCGGTACGCGGCGCGCTGGCGGCAGCCATTGCCGACTCGCGCCCGGTGCGCCCCGCCTTCGCCTCGGGCGGCGAGCGCCTGGCTTACCTGAAGTGGCTCGGCGAGATGTCGCACCGGCTCGAAGGGCGCATCCCCGAGCCGCAGATGCGCGTCGAGCTGATCGAAACCGCCTACTACGAAGCCAAGCGTGCCGGGCTGGAGCCCGCGCTGGTGCTGGGGCTGGTGCAGGTCGAGAGCAATTTCCGCAAGTACGCCATGAGCTCGGTCGGCGCGCGCGGGCTGATGCAGGTGATGCCATTCTGGACCCGCACCATCGGCGACAACGACACGCGCAAGCTGTTCCACCTGCAGAGCAACCTGCGCTACGGCTGCACCATCCTGCGCCACTACCTGGACCGCGAGCAGGGCGACCTGTTCCTGGCGTTGGGGCGCTACAACGGCAGCCGCGGCCGCGCGGAATACCCGAACGCCGTGCTGGCGGCGTGGAAGCGCTGGCAGTATTCGGAAGCCACCGTGACCGTCGCGGGCGATCCGGAAATCGCTCCGGCCCGTCCGCGCAAGCTGCAGCCCGAGGCGCCGGACCGCAACCCGTTCTCGCCGCAGCGCCTGGCCAATCCGTCATGA
- the rpmA gene encoding 50S ribosomal protein L27, whose amino-acid sequence MAQKKGGGSTRNGRDSESKRLGVKVFGGQAINAGGIIVRQRGTRVHAGDNVGVGKDHTLFALVDGHVQFAVKGPAKKQQVSVVPAA is encoded by the coding sequence ATGGCACAGAAAAAAGGCGGCGGTTCCACGCGGAACGGCCGTGATTCCGAATCGAAGCGTCTGGGCGTGAAGGTGTTTGGTGGCCAGGCCATCAACGCCGGCGGCATCATCGTCCGTCAGCGCGGTACCCGTGTGCACGCAGGCGACAACGTCGGCGTGGGCAAGGACCACACCCTGTTTGCACTGGTCGACGGCCACGTGCAATTCGCCGTCAAGGGCCCTGCCAAAAAGCAGCAAGTCAGCGTCGTTCCGGCGGCCTGA
- a CDS encoding CNP1-like family protein, whose amino-acid sequence MNRVTGHGRRGGLTAAGLLLAAACLALAGCKTTAKEMPEEESKWINPFEPKTFKEEEAILPALPQDANLIPFSVNGTGNLTFEVDSKSVSVGADKVVRFTVVISSASGARNVNFEGLRCDAFERRIYATLPVGAKEWELNRGDNRDSWVRMQTSARNAYAATLATDFFCEGRTVAGTPEKMVRDLKDSAPHKR is encoded by the coding sequence ATGAATCGTGTTACCGGCCACGGCCGCCGCGGCGGCCTGACCGCTGCCGGCCTGTTGCTTGCCGCCGCCTGCCTGGCGCTGGCGGGCTGCAAGACCACCGCCAAGGAAATGCCCGAAGAAGAATCCAAGTGGATCAATCCGTTCGAGCCGAAGACCTTCAAGGAGGAAGAGGCCATCCTGCCGGCACTGCCGCAGGATGCGAACCTGATCCCGTTCTCGGTCAACGGCACCGGCAACCTCACGTTCGAGGTGGACAGCAAGTCGGTGTCGGTCGGCGCGGACAAGGTGGTGCGCTTTACGGTGGTGATCAGCAGCGCCAGTGGCGCGCGCAACGTGAACTTCGAAGGCCTGCGCTGCGACGCGTTCGAGCGCAGGATCTACGCGACGCTGCCCGTGGGCGCCAAGGAATGGGAACTCAACCGCGGCGATAACCGCGATAGCTGGGTCCGCATGCAGACCAGCGCGCGCAACGCCTACGCGGCCACGCTGGCGACCGATTTCTTCTGCGAAGGCCGCACCGTGGCCGGTACACCGGAAAAAATGGTCCGCGACCTGAAAGACAGCGCGCCGCACAAGCGCTGA
- a CDS encoding hypoxanthine-guanine phosphoribosyltransferase, with amino-acid sequence MMTVEQARELWANSEEIVSAEEVQASLDRMAKDITDKMGDAFPLVLSVMGGAVVFTGMLLPKLQFPLEFDYIHLSRYNNKTVGGEMQWRVAPRESVKDRVVLVLDDILDEGETMAAIRERILDMGAKEFHAAVLCEKTLTKLKPMHPDFCGFQVPDRYVFGCGMDAKGYWRNLGAIRALM; translated from the coding sequence ATGATGACCGTCGAACAGGCCCGCGAACTGTGGGCCAACTCCGAGGAAATCGTCAGCGCAGAAGAAGTCCAGGCTTCGCTGGACCGCATGGCGAAGGACATCACCGACAAGATGGGCGATGCCTTCCCGCTGGTGCTGTCCGTGATGGGCGGCGCGGTGGTGTTCACCGGCATGCTGCTGCCCAAGCTGCAGTTCCCGCTGGAGTTCGACTACATCCACCTGTCCCGCTACAACAACAAGACCGTGGGCGGCGAGATGCAATGGCGCGTGGCGCCGCGTGAATCGGTCAAGGACCGCGTCGTGCTGGTGCTCGACGACATCCTGGATGAAGGCGAAACCATGGCCGCCATCCGCGAGCGCATCCTGGACATGGGCGCCAAGGAATTCCACGCCGCCGTGCTGTGCGAAAAGACGCTCACCAAGCTCAAGCCGATGCACCCGGACTTCTGCGGGTTCCAGGTGCCGGATCGCTATGTGTTTGGCTGCGGGATGGATGCCAAGGGGTATTGGCGGAACCTGGGGGCGATCCGCGCGCTGATGTAA
- a CDS encoding RNA pyrophosphohydrolase: protein MLDREGFRPNVGIILINARNEVFWGKRIGEHSWQFPQGGIKYGETPEQAMYRELHEEIGLLPEHVRIVGRTRDWLRYEVPDKFIRREIRGHYRGQKQIWFLLRMAGRDCDVHLRATDHPEFDAWRWSDYWVPLDAVIEFKRDVYQLALTELSRFLNRNARVPLSPYGVHHNRHGGGQRRPPQAAQAAVGAPVVPAAAEEGDAVLPAAPASNHTES, encoded by the coding sequence ATGCTCGATCGTGAAGGCTTTCGCCCGAACGTCGGCATCATCCTCATCAACGCACGAAACGAGGTTTTCTGGGGCAAGCGAATCGGCGAGCATTCCTGGCAGTTTCCGCAAGGCGGCATCAAGTACGGCGAAACGCCGGAACAGGCCATGTACCGCGAACTGCATGAGGAGATCGGCCTGCTACCGGAGCACGTCAGGATCGTCGGTCGCACGCGCGACTGGTTGCGCTATGAGGTGCCGGACAAGTTCATCCGCCGCGAGATCCGCGGCCATTACAGAGGCCAGAAACAGATCTGGTTCCTGCTGCGCATGGCAGGCAGGGACTGTGATGTTCACCTGCGCGCCACCGACCATCCCGAGTTCGACGCCTGGCGGTGGAGCGACTACTGGGTACCGCTGGACGCGGTCATCGAGTTCAAGCGCGACGTCTACCAGCTGGCGCTGACGGAGCTGTCGCGCTTCCTGAACCGCAATGCGCGCGTGCCGCTCAGTCCATACGGCGTGCATCACAACCGCCATGGCGGCGGGCAGCGCCGGCCGCCCCAGGCGGCCCAAGCGGCCGTAGGGGCGCCCGTGGTGCCGGCCGCAGCAGAAGAAGGTGACGCAGTTTTGCCGGCCGCGCCGGCTTCCAACCACACGGAGTCCTGA
- the rplU gene encoding 50S ribosomal protein L21 produces MYAVVKTGGKQYKVAAGEKLKVEQIPADIGAEITLDQVLAVGAGDQIKFGTPLVSGASVKATVISQGRHDKVKIFKMRRRKHYQKRQGHRQNYTELRIEAINA; encoded by the coding sequence ATGTACGCGGTCGTAAAAACCGGCGGCAAGCAATACAAGGTTGCTGCTGGCGAAAAACTGAAAGTAGAACAGATACCGGCAGACATTGGCGCAGAAATCACGCTCGACCAGGTGCTCGCAGTGGGCGCCGGCGACCAAATCAAGTTTGGTACGCCGCTGGTTAGCGGGGCTTCCGTCAAGGCTACCGTTATCTCCCAAGGTCGTCACGACAAGGTGAAGATCTTCAAGATGCGCCGTCGCAAGCACTACCAGAAGCGTCAAGGCCATCGCCAGAACTACACCGAGCTGCGCATCGAAGCGATCAACGCCTGA